A genomic window from Vanessa tameamea isolate UH-Manoa-2023 chromosome 7, ilVanTame1 primary haplotype, whole genome shotgun sequence includes:
- the LOC113401250 gene encoding retinol dehydrogenase 14-like produces MFLLLILSAIVIFFLTVKIYQKFTCRVCQSSVHMVGKVVIITGGNSGIGLETAKNLADRGARIIIACRSVKRAQEAKEEIIKATGNKDIEYRRLDLASFRSIREFCENILKTEKRLDVLINNAAAGGLGNYKTEDGNHVGMQVNYFGPFLLTNLLLPLLKTSAPSRIVNVSSVIHKYGEMDFENLNMEKYWSDYLVYANSKLYLNLMTLELSRRLKGTNVTVNALHPGVAATNIFRNIKSDIIRNVVLVILNSLYKSVWEAAQTSIYLAVSPDVQNVSGRYFSNCREKTPSKLSRDSEIAKKLWEESEKIVKYTLNIS; encoded by the coding sequence atgtttttgttgttaattCTTTCGgctatagttatttttttcttaactgtGAAAATATATCAGAAGTTTACATGTCGTGTTTGTCAGTCAAGTGTTCATATGGTTGGAAAAGTAGTGATAATAACTGGTGGTAATAGTGGAATAGGTTTGGAGACAGCGAAGAATCTGGCGGACCGTGGAGCACGTATTATTATAGCATGCCGAAGTGTCAAGCGAGCTCAGGAGGCTAAGGAAGAGATAATTAAGGCAACGGGGAATAAAGACATTGAATATCGACGCCTAGATTTGGCATCATTTCGTTCTATTCGGGAATTCTGTGAAAACATATTGAAAACAGAGAAACGTTTAGATGTTCTTATAAATAATGCAGCTGCCGGTGGTCTTGGGAACTATAAGACTGAAGACGGTAACCACGTGGGTATGCAAGTGAATTATTTTGGACCATTTCTGTTAACGAATCTCCTGTTGCCACTTTTAAAAACCTCCGCACCGAGTCGAATTGTAAATGTATCTTCGGTCATTCATAAATATGGTGAAATGgactttgaaaatttaaacatgGAAAAGTACTGGAGCGATTATTTGGTTTATgctaatagtaaattatatttaaatttaatgacgcTGGAGCTCAGCCGCAGATTGAAAGGAACGAATGTTACTGTGAATGCTTTGCATCCAGGTGTTGCAGCCACaaatattttcagaaatatAAAGAGTGATATTATTCGAAATGtagtattagttattttaaattctttatataaaagcgTTTGGGAGGCAGCACAGACATCGATATATCTCGCTGTTTCGCCAGATGTGCAAAATGTGAGTGGTCGCTACTTTAGCAATTGTCGTGAGAAAACGCCATCTAAATTGTCTAGAGATTCAGAAATTGCAAAGAAACTTTGGGAAGAGTcagaaaaaattgtaaaatacacGTTAAATATTAGCTAA